From a single Brassica napus cultivar Da-Ae chromosome C9, Da-Ae, whole genome shotgun sequence genomic region:
- the LOC106365644 gene encoding MYB-like transcription factor ETC3 isoform X2 has product MDKHLRTKQAKTNPIVASSFSEEVSSLEWEAVNMNQEEEDLICRMHKLVGNRWELIAGRIPGRTAEEVERFWVMKKK; this is encoded by the exons ATGGATAAGCATCTTAGGACCAAGCAAGCCAAGACCAACCCTATTGTGGCTTCCTCCTTTTCTGAAG aagtgagtagTCTTGAGTGGGAAGCTGTGAACAtgaatcaagaagaagaagatttgatCTGTAGAATGCATAAGCTTGTCGGCAACAG ATGGGAGTTGATAGCTGGGAGGATCCCAGGAAGAACTGCAGAAGAAGTTGAGAGGTTTTGGGTCATGAAGAAAAAATGA
- the LOC106365644 gene encoding MYB-like transcription factor ETC3 isoform X1, whose translation MDKHLRTKQAKTNPIVASSFSEGTEVSSLEWEAVNMNQEEEDLICRMHKLVGNRWELIAGRIPGRTAEEVERFWVMKKK comes from the exons ATGGATAAGCATCTTAGGACCAAGCAAGCCAAGACCAACCCTATTGTGGCTTCCTCCTTTTCTGAAG gaacagaagtgagtagTCTTGAGTGGGAAGCTGTGAACAtgaatcaagaagaagaagatttgatCTGTAGAATGCATAAGCTTGTCGGCAACAG ATGGGAGTTGATAGCTGGGAGGATCCCAGGAAGAACTGCAGAAGAAGTTGAGAGGTTTTGGGTCATGAAGAAAAAATGA
- the LOC125593231 gene encoding rhodanese-like domain-containing protein 4, chloroplastic, with translation MEALRTASFSPIAVLSEKRSEPRRPFSLPTLFPPKPISQESFLRSFNGGLALLTSVLSGATAPAKSLTYEEALQQSVTSPSSFDSDGFIDGISTFVTDNPLVIAGGVAAFAVPFVLSQVLNKKPKSFGVESAKNAYTKLGTDETAQLLDIRAAADSRQVGSPNIKGLGKKTVSVVYNGEDKDGFLKKLSLKFKDPENTTLFILDKFDGNSELVAELVTLNGFKSAYAVKDGAEGPRGWLNSGLPWIEPKKTLSLDLSSLTDSISGVLGESADGVSVAIGVAAAAGLSALAFTEIETILQLLGSAALVQLAGKKLLFAEDRKQTLKQVDEFLNTKVAPKELVDELKDIGKALLPPSTSSKALPAPAAEAAATTTSVEKPEPEPEVETAIKAAAPAQVNSEPVMEAATAQVTSEPAAEQVITEPSKTEEKPKSYSRPLSPYASYPDLKPPTSPTPSQP, from the exons ATGGAAGCTCTTAGAACCGCTAGCTTTAGTCCTATAGCAGTTTTATCCGAGAAAAGATCGGAACCACGACGTCCCTTCTCGCTGCCTACCCTCTTTCCACCGAAACCAATCTCCCAAGAAAGCTTCCTCAGGAGCTTCAACGGCGGATTAGCTCTTCTAACCTCTGTTCTAAGCGGTGCCACAGCTCCTGCGAAGTCCCTGACCTACGAGGAAGCTCTGCAGCAGTCTGTGACCTCTCCTTCATCTTTTGACTCAGACGGCTTTATCGATGGTATATCAACTTTCGTCACGGACAACCCTCTGGTGATCGCCGGTGGAGTTGCTGCATTTGCCGTCCCCTTTGTTCTCTCTCAGGTTCTTAACAAGAAGCCTAAATCCTTTGGAGTTGAGTCTGCTAAGAATGCTTACACCAAGCTGGGCACTGATGAAACTGCTCAGCTGCTTGACATAAGAGCCGCTGCTGATTCCAGACAAGTGGGCAGTCCTAATATCAAGGGTCTAGGTAAAAAGACGGTTTCGGTTGTTTATAATGGAGAAGACAAGGATGGTTTCTTGAAGAAGCTCTCCTTGAAGTTTAAAGATCCTGAGAACACCACACTGTTCATTCTTGACAA GTTTGATGGAAACTCCGAACTTGTTGCTGAACTGGTGACCCTTAATGGATTCAAATCTGCGTACGCTGTTAAAGATGGTGCAGAGGGACCTAGAGGGTGGTTG aaTAGCGGTTTGCCTTGGATAGAGCCAAAGAAGACTCTTAGTCTTGATTTGAGCAGTTTGACTGATAGTATCAGCGGTGTACTTGGC GAGAGTGCTGATGGTGTATCTGTTGCTATTGGAGTAGCTGCAGCTGCTGGATTAAGTGCTTTAGCATTTACAGAG ATTGAAACCATACTCCAACTACTAGGTTCAGCTGCACTTGTTCAGCTTGCAGGCAAGAAACTTCTATTTGCTGAG GACCGAAAGCAAACTCTAAAACAAGTGGATGAGTTCTTGAACACAAAGGTTGCACCTAAAGAACTTGTTGATGAATTGAAG GACATAGGAAAGGCCCTTCTTCCTCCATCAACAAGCAGCAAAGCTCTTCCTGCACCTGCAGCAGAAGCAGCAGCTACAACCACCAGTGTGGAGAAACCAGAACCTGAGCCAGAGGTAGAGACAGCAATCAAAGCAGCCGCCCCTGCACAAGTAAACTCAGAGCCAGTGATGGAAGCCGCTACTGCACAAGTAACTTCAGAGCCAGCCGCTGAACAAGTAATCACAGAGCCAAGCAAAACAGAAGAGAAACCAAAATCTTATTCAAGACCTCTCTCACCATATGCATCG TACCCTGACTTGAAGCCTCCAACATCTCCAACACCATCGCAGCCCTGA
- the LOC106365639 gene encoding protein WHAT'S THIS FACTOR 1 homolog, chloroplastic, translated as MDPKLLLSPHKPLFVSCNSPFNERPHLSIKSRFPAATSQFMGEALILGNKYTFRTPPPRRTLEPVRAAVKRRKELTFDNVVQRDKKLKLVLNIRKILVSQPDRTMSLRGLGKYRRDLGLKKRRRFIALLRKYPGVFEIVEEGAYSLRFKMTPEAERLYLEEMKIKNELEDVLVIKLRKLVMMSVDKRILLEKISHLRTDLGLPLEFRDTICQRYPQYFRVVPTPRGPALELTHWDPELAVSAAELSEDDKMAREEEERNLIIDRPAKFNRVKLPRGLNLSKSETRKICQFRDMAYISPYKDFSHLRSGTLEKEKHACGVIHELLSLTTEKRTLVDHLTHFREEFRFSQQLRGMIIRHPDLFYVSLKGERDSVFLREAYRNSELIDKDPLTLVKEKMRGLVSVPRFPRRGGPRKVNEEVDGSDATEGEEEEDSDGDDDEEWSDVDGYLEGADGGGDDDEGDWTDEEGEDDVPPNFDDEDDDSVKIGLSPSSSPRKKKDLTPVFPDGTPREKW; from the coding sequence ATGGATCCCAAGCTTCTCCTCTCTCCTCACAAACCCTTGTTCGTCTCTTGCAACTCCCCCTTCAACGAAAGACCTCACCTTTCTATCAAATCCCGTTTCCCCGCCGCAACCTCTCAGTTCATGGGTGAAGCCTTGATTCTGGGGAACAAGTATACGTTTAGAACCCCTCCTCCGAGGCGAACCCTCGAGCCAGTGAGAGCCGCCGTGAAGAGAAGGAAAGAGCTCACATTCGACAACGTCGTCCAACGAGACAAGAAACTCAAACTCGTCCTCAACATCAGGAAGATCCTCGTCAGCCAGCCCGACAGAACCATGTCTCTCAGAGGGTTAGGCAAGTACAGGAGAGACCTAGGTTTGAAGAAACGCCGCCGTTTCATAGCCCTCCTCAGAAAATATCCAGGCGTCTTTGAGATAGTCGAGGAAGGAGCTTACTCGCTCCGGTTCAAGATGACGCCTGAGGCCGAGAGGCTTTACCTTGAGGAGATGAAGATCAAGAACGAGCTTGAGGATGTTTTGGTTATCAAGCTGAGGAAGCTTGTGATGATGTCTGTTGACAAGAGGATACTTCTGGAGAAGATATCTCATCTCAGGACTGATCTTGGGCTTCCTCTAGAGTTCAGGGACACGATTTGTCAGCGTTATCCTCAGTACTTCCGCGTGGTTCCGACACCTAGAGGGCCTGCTCTGGAGCTGACTCATTGGGATCCTGAGCTTGCTGTTTCGGCTGCTGAGTTATCTGAGGATGATAAAATGGCtagagaggaggaagagaggaACTTGATTATCGATAGACCGGCTAAGTTCAATAGAGTTAAGCTTCCGAGGGGTTTGAATCTCTCGAAGAGTGAGACTAGGAAGATATGTCAGTTCCGCGACATGGCGTATATCTCTCCTTACAAGGACTTCTCTCACTTGAGGTCGGGGACGCTGGAGAAAGAGAAGCATGCTTGTGGGGTGATTCACGAGCTTTTGAGTTTGACGACTGAGAAGAGGACGTTGGTTGATCACTTGACTCATTTCCGTGAGGAGTTTAGATTCTCGCAGCAGCTGAGAGGAATGATTATAAGACACCCTGATCTGTTCTATGTTTCTTTGAAAGGGGAGAGGGATTCTGTTTTCTTGAGGGAGGCTTACAGGAACTCTGAGTTGATAGATAAAGATCCTTTGACTCTCGTGAAGGAGAAGATGCGGGGGCTTGTCTCTGTACCGAGGTTTCCTAGAAGAGGAGGACCAAGGAAAGTTAACGAAGAGGTTGATGGAAGCGATGCAACAGAGggtgaggaggaagaagatagtgatggtgatgatgatgaagaatgGTCTGATGTGGATGGTTACTTGGAAGGTGCGGATGGTGgtggagatgatgatgaaggtGACTGGactgatgaagaaggagaagatgatgtGCCTCCTAActttgatgatgaagatgatgatagtGTGAAGATTGGGTTGAGTCCTTCAAGTAGTCCTAGAAAGAAGAAGGATCTCACTCCAGTGTTCCCTGATGGTACTCCAAGAGAAAAGTGGTAG
- the LOC106365637 gene encoding pentatricopeptide repeat-containing protein At4g01030, mitochondrial, which produces MENLSATLRHCHTSFSLRKPNRRYLINSLKYNHSSTCFSLDIKHALSSESIPTSVSLALSSSSSELYPHPLTELKNCDDLASVKATHARFIRMFDRFDLECLISRYLEFGELGYASTIFFMGFPRNQVSWMGFLREVESFGLEKHKVLECFVQLQSEGADFDEVVLVMVLRICSVLMNELLGFTIHGGLIKRGAVRSDTRVVSALMGFYGRCVSSDIANKVFDEMPERDDLAWNEIMMVNLRSGEWEKAVELFREMLFCAAKVYDRTMVKLLQVCSSKGRLEEGRQIHGYVLRLGFEANVSVCNSLIVMYSRNGEVVSSRKVFDSMKERDLSSWNSIISSYTALGYVDDAMALLEEMERCGFKPDIVTWNSLLSGQGLYRSAIAILKRMQVSGLKPNSTSITSLLQAVAEPGLLSLGKAIHGYVIRNQLCYDVYVETTLIDMYVKTGCLPYAKLVFDTMDEKKNVVAWNSLISGLSYAGLVQDAEGLMSKMEKEGGIKPDVVTWNSLVYGYASCGKTEKALDVIEKMKRNKVEPNVVSWTAILSGCSKNGNFRNALKVFINMQEEGVFPNSATVSTLLKVLGCLSLLHSGKEVHCFCLKNNLISDAYVATALVDMYTRSGDLRSASVLFWGIENKPLASWNCMIMGHAMFGQGQEGIAVFNKMLEAGVEPDAITFTSVLSLCKNSGLVREGWEYFDLMRSRYGVTPSIEHCSCMVDMLGRSGYLDEAWDFIQTMPMKPDATIWGAFLSSCKIHRDVELAEVAWKRLQVMEPHNSANYMMMISLYSSLNRWEDVEHIRDSMRSQRVRVQDLWSWIQIDQRVHVFYAEGEAHPDEGEIYFELYRLVSEMKRSGYVPDTSCIHQNESEAEKEKLLLGHTEKLAMTYGLIRKKGSDPIRVVKNTSICSDCHTVAKYITVLRNREIVLQEGSRIHHFRDGQCSCNDSW; this is translated from the coding sequence ATGGAGAATCTCTCTGCAACTCTCCGCCATTGTCACACTTCCTTCTCTCTTCGCAAACCAAACCGTAGATATCTTATAAACTCACTTAAGTATAATCATTCTTCGACTTGCTTTTCTCTGGACATCAAGCATGCGTTGTCGTCGGAATCTATACCAACCTCTGTTTCTCTGGCCTTATCGTCTTCAAGCTCGGAACTTTATCCCCATCCGTTAACGGAGCTTAAAAATTGCGATGATTTGGCTTCTGTTAAAGCTACTCATGCTCGATTTATCAGGATGTTCGATCGATTCGACTTAGAGTGCTTGATCTCTCGTTACCTTGAATTCGGAGAATTAGGGTATGCGAGTACTATCTTCTTCATGGGTTTCCCTCGGAATCAAGTTTCATGGATGGGTTTCTTGAGAGAGGTCGAGAGTTTCGGATTAGAGAAGCATAAGGTCTTAGAATGTTTTGTTCAGCTACAGAGCGAAGGAGCAGACTTTGATGAAGTAGTTCTCGTTATGGTGTTAAGAATCTGTTCCGTTTTGATGAATGAGCTTCTGGGTTTTACTATTCATGGAGGTTTGATCAAGAGAGGGGCTGTTAGATCAGACACACGAGTGGTTTCTGCGTTGATGGGTTTTTACGGAAGATGTGTGAGTTCGGATATCGCCAACAaggtgttcgacgaaatgcctGAAAGAGATGATCTTGCCTGGAACGAGATTATGATGGTGAACTTGAGGAGTGGGGAGTGGGAGAAGGCTGTGGAGCTGTTTAGAGAGATGCTGTTTTGTGCTGCAAAGGTTTACGATAGAACGATGGTTAAGCTTTTGCAAGTTTGTAGTAGTAAAGGAAGGTTAGAAGAAGGGAGACAGATTCATGGGTATGTTCTGAGACTTGGGTTTGAAGCAAACGTCTCGGTCTGTAACTCCTTGATCGTCATGTACTCAAGGAACGGCGAGGTTGTATCCTCCAGGAAGGTTTTCGATTCAATGAAAGAGAGGGATTTATCTTCATGGAACTCGATTATATCAAGTTATACTGCATTAGGGTATGTTGATGATGCTATGGCACTCCTGGAGGAGATGGAGAGATGTGGTTTCAAACCAGATATAGTGACATGGAATTCTCTTTTGTCAGGCCAAGGCTTATACAGAAGCGCCATCGCTATATTGAAGAGAATGCAAGTTTCTGGTCTGAAGCCAAACTCCACCTCCATAACTAGTCTTCTTCAAGCCGTTGCTGAACCGGGGCTTCTTAGTCTCGGGAAAGCAATTCACGGATATGTAATAAGAAACCAGCTTTGCTACGATGTGTATGTAGAAACCACATTGATCGACATGTATGTTAAAACCGGCTGCTTGCCTTACGCCAAGTTGGTTTTTGATACAATGGATGAGAAGAAGAACGTTGTTGCTTGGAACTCACTCATCTCTGGACTCTCGTACGCCGGTTTGGTACAAGATGCTGAAGGTTTGATGAGTAAAATGGAGAAGGAAGGTGGGATCAAACCCGATGTTGTCACATGGAACAGTCTGGTTTATGGGTATGCGTCTTGTGGAAAAACAGAGAAAGCTTTGGATGTAATagagaagatgaaaagaaacaaGGTTGAGCCTAATGTGGTTTCATGGACTGCTATTTTATCAGGATGTTCCAAGAATGGAAACTTCAGGAATGCTCTGAAAGTCTTCATTAACATGCAGGAAGAAGGTGTTTTTCCAAACTCAGCTACCGTATCCACCTTGCTTAAGGTATTAGGCTGCTTGAGTCTATTACACAGTGGCAAAGAGGTTCACTGTTTCTGCTTAAAGAACAATTTGATCAGCGATGCATATGTTGCAACTGCACTTGTGGATATGTACACAAGATCAGGGGACCTGAGAAGCGCGTCTGTGCTTTTCTGGGGGATTGAGAACAAACCGCTAGCTTCTTGGAACTGTATGATCATGGGACATGCCATGTTTGGCCAAGGCCAAGAAGGGATTGCTGTTTTCAATAAGATGCTTGAAGCAGGCGTGGAGCCAGATGCTATCACGTTCACCTCCGTCTTGTCCCTCTGTAAGAACTCAGGTCTTGTCCGAGAAGGGTGGGAATACTTTGATCTTATGAGGTCTCGTTATGGTGTTACACCGAGTATCGAACACTGTTCTTGCATGGTGGATATGCTTGGGAGGTCTGGTTATCTTGATGAAGCCTGGGACTTTATTCAGACAATGCCAATGAAACCTGATGCTACTATCTGGGGTGCGTTTCTTTCGTCTTGTAAGATCCACAGAGACGTGGAGCTAGCGGAAGTCGCTTGGAAGAGGCTGCAAGTGATGGAACCGCACAACTCAGCTAACTACATGATGATGATAAGCTTGTACAGTAGTTTGAATAGATGGGAAGATGTTGAACACATAAGGGACTCGATGAGGAGTCAACGAGTGAGAGTTCAGGATCTCTGGAGCTGGATTCAGATCGATCAAAGGGTTCACGTCTTCTATGCAGAAGGGGAAGCACATCCTGATGAAGGAGAGATATACTTTGAGCTTTACAGATTAGTCTCTGAGATGAAGAGATCAGGTTACGTGCCAGACACGAGCTGTATACACCAAAACGAAAGCGAAGCGGAGAAAGAGAAGTTGCTATTGGGACATACTGAGAAGCTAGCAATGACCTACGGTCTCATCAGAAAGAAAGGGTCAGATCCTATAAGAGTGGTCAAGAACACGAGCATATGTTCTGATTGCCACACCGTAGCAAAGTACATAACAGTTTTGAGAAACCGTGAGATTGTCTTACAAGAAGGGTCACGGATTCACCATTTCAGAGATGGACAATGTTCCTGTAATGACTCCTGGTGA
- the LOC106365733 gene encoding replication stress response regulator SDE2-like, whose translation MADQSPKPLQFFVRLLNGKSITLAFPSPLAYVDQIKHRIFDHTKIPIHLQRLIHGGHQISDGSAVSQSDSTVNLVLSLRGGKGGFGSLLRGAATKAGQKKTNNFDACRDMSGRRLRHVNAEKRLEEWKEGEEERRLEKLAHEFLKKQASRVKEGVGNGATQKYVKKYKEESDKCIEAVDLALKESFKNGKRKVYAESEKSKRLKIWKGKRAVEDSDSDDSSDEEDEESVVLSNGSQVVLDKGTGESSGSVMDGGNASGGSGSEEEKDVVVHQSSDVPKGEVTGVQVVIEEKMDGDSLTVVDAVVQNEKEENSCGDAEKNRVEAASETLVNSVPVKNQGNDSEVKTVGAAGDTESVDAAMCCKPEEPLNFDDFNSAKDMEVMGMERLKSELQSRGLKCGGTLQERAARLFLLKSTPIDKLPKKLLAKK comes from the exons ATGGCGGATCAGAGCCCTAAGCCGTTGCAGTTCTTCGTGAGACTACTCAACGGAAAATCGATAACCCTAGCTTTCCCCTCTCCGTTAGCCTATGTCGACCAGATCAAGCATCGGATCTTCGATCACACGAAGATCCCGATTCATCTGCAGCGTCTGATACACGGAGGACACCAGATCTCCGACGGATCCGCGGTTTCTCAATCCGATTCCACCGTGAACCTCGTCCTCTCCCTCCGCGGAGGTAAGGGAGGATTCGGTTCCTTGCTCCGCGGCGCGGCGACGAAGGCTGGGCAGAAGAAGACGAACAACTTCGACGCGTGTAGGGATATGAGCGGGAGGAGGCTGAGGCATGTCAACGCGGAGAAGAGGCTTGAGGAGTGGAAGGAAGGTGAGGAGGAGAGGAGGCTTGAGAAGTTGGCTCACGAGTTTTTGAAGAAGCAGGCGAGTAGAGTGAAGGAAGGCGTTGGCAATGGAGCGACTCAGAAGTATGTGAAGAAGTATAAGGAAGAGTCTGATAAGTGTATTGAGGCGGTGGACTTGGCGTTGAAAGAGTCTTTTAAGAACGGGAAGAGGAAGGTTTATGCTGAATCTGAAAAGTCCAAGCGGCTGAAGATATG gaagGGGAAGAGAGCTGTTGAAGATAGTGACAGTGATGATAGCAGCGACGAGGAGGATGAGGAATCTGTTGTTTTAAGCAATGGCAGCCAAGTTGTTCTGGATAAGGGTACTGGTGAAAGCTCGGGCTCTGTTATGGATGGAGGTAATGCTTCCGGTGGTAGCGGTTCAGAGGAAGAGAAAGACGTTGTAGTGCACCAAAGCTCAGATGTACCTAAGGGAGAGGTTACTGGGGTTCAAGTGGTTATCGAAGAAAAGATGGATGGTGATTCTTTGACTGTTGTTGATGCAGTGGTTCAAAATGAAAAGGAGGAGAATTCATGTGGAGACGCTGAAAAGAATCGGGTCGAAGCAGCTTCTGAAACGTTGGTTAATTCTGTCCCTGTTAAGAATCAAGGTAATGATTCTGAAGTAAAGACAGTAGGAGCTGCGGGAGACACGGAGTCTGTTGATGCAGCAATGTGTTGCAAACCTGAGGAACCGCTTAACTTTGATGACTTCAACTCAGCGAAAGATATGGAG GTTATGGGGATGGAGAGATTAAAGAGTGAGCTTCAGTCTCGTGGACTGAAATGTGGAGGGACATTGCAAGAGAGGGCTGCGAGGCTGTTCTTGCTTAAATCAACACCAATCGATAAGCTcccaaagaaattgctggccaAGAAATGA
- the LOC106365732 gene encoding lysine-specific demethylase JMJ25: protein MEERKGKRIRSEEDPPRSSDKRRKTRKKEDENVLSRRGSSSSEGRRRGRDMSSSPDKDESEGTRKYAGLTCHQCKIMMSSKSDLVFCSICINKRYCKDCITRWYPERTPEGVKAACPFCMGNCNCRACLREPLAVKIRSEKDENVKLKQLQYLLLKVLPVLRAIYAEQSRELEIETAIRGVPVTESDVAKCEVHPSVRIYCDLCSTSIANFLRSCQNPNCSSDICLSCCKELRDGESFSNSDGTIPCPPKERGGCGTSTLELRRLRKRDLVQKLITDAEELTLQTKPQDVDFAHECSSCTASSRRQAASRKNGHDNFLYSPNALDLAEDDNAHFQSHWIKAEPVIVRNVLEKTSGLSWEPMVMWRACREMDPKANCKGEAKAVKAVDCLDWCEVEINIHQFFDGYLKGRMHCNGWPEMLKLKDWPPSALFEERLPRHNDEFMSALPFFDYTDPESGILNLATRLPDGSLKPDLGPKTYIAYGFHEELNRGDSVTKLHCDVSDAVNVLTHTTKVDLTPRQYQRIKLEQRRYAKAQLRKQQENKSLGEVDKDEIILIENEEDLKNCNGLLGEQSLKDKASKEEPSNSIAGPSRSQKGECTKVERADDPMEGSSSLYSCTGAMESGHDPKVDVGLITQENVTVKYESIADENHDNVCLKTGRLSPSQREADSSVENELKMPTKETEMMPTLPSTPPWDEEDRPPRPVVSTSAESIQEQKLDAPKETNESSKAVHGGAVWDIFRREDVPKLVEYLKRHKHEFRHLYNEPVKSVSHPIHDQSMFLNERQKKQLKEEFDIEPWTFVQHLGEAVFIPAGCPHQVRNIQSCIKVALDFVAPESVEECLRLTEEFRRLPKDHRSNEDKLELKKIVLHAASSAIREAKKLVQKSKIQ from the exons atggAGGAAAGGAAGGGTAAGCGGATTAGGTCAGAGGAAGATCCCCCGAGATCTTCTGACAAGCGACGTAAGACGAGGAAGAAGGAAGATGAGAATGTCCTGAGCAGAAGAGGATCTTCGAGTTCtgagggaagaagaagaggaagagacatGTCTTCTTCTCCCGACAAG GATGAGTCTGAAGGAACGAGAAAGTATGCTGGTTTGACTTGTCATCAGTGTAAGATCATGATGAGTAGCAAGAGCGATCTTGTCTTCTGTTCAATATGTATCAATAAGCGCTACTGCAAGGACTGCATCACTAGATG GTATCCAGAGAGAACACCCGAAGGAGTTAAAGCTGCTTGTCCTTTCTGTATGGGGAATTGCAACTGCAGAGCTTGTCTGCGAGAGCCTTTGGCTGTCAAG ATACGAAGTGAAAAGGATGAGAATGTGAAGCTCAAGCAGTTGCAGTACCTATTACTTAAAGTCCTTCCGGTTCTCAGGGCTATTTATGCTGAACAGAGCCGTGAACTAGAGATTGAAACAGCGATTAGAG GAGTGCCTGTGACAGAATCTGATGTTGCTAAGTGCGAGGTTCATCCAAGTGTACGCATATACTG TGACCTCTGCAGCACATCCATTGCCAATTTTCTCAGAAGCTGTCAGAACCCAAATTGTTCTTCCGACATATGTCTCTCTTGCTGCAAGGAACTGAGAGATGGCGAGAGTTTCTCTAACTCCGACGGTACCATTCCCTGCCCACCAAAGGAACGTGGTGGTTGTGGTACCTCAACACTGGAGTTGAGACGTTTGCGCAAACGTGATTTGGTCCAAAAACTGATAACCGATGCAGAGGAACTTACTCTACAGACTAAACCACAAGATGTGGATTTTGCTCATGAATGTTCCTCATGCACTGCCAGTTCTAGAAGGCAAGCTGCTTCTAGGAAGAACGGTCATGATAACTTCTTATACTCCCCAAACGCTCTTGATCTAGCCGAAGACGACAATGCTCATTTCCAGTCGCATTGGATAAAGGCAGAGCCTGTTATAGTCAGAAACGTTCTGGAGAAGACATCAGGACTAAGCTGGGAGCCAATGGTTATGTGGAGGGCGTGTAGAGAAATGGATCCTAAGGCTAATTGCAAAGGTGAGGCAAAAGCTGTGAAGGCTGTGGACTGCTTGGACTGGTGTGAGGTTGAGATAAACATTCATCAGTTTTTCGATGGCTACTTAAAAGGGAGAATGCATTGCAACGGTTGGCCAGAGATGTTGAAACTGAAGGATTGGCCTCCATCAGCTTTGTTTGAAGAGCGGCTTCCGAGGCATAATGATGAGTTCATGTCTGCGTTGCCTTTCTTTGATTACACTGATCCAGAGTCTGGTATCTTGAATCTTGCTACAAGACTTCCAGATGGATCCTTGAAGCCAGATCTTGGACCAAAGACGTACATTGCTTATGGTTTCCATGAGGAGCTTAATAGAGGAGACTCTGTGACAAAGCTACATTGTGATGTTTCTGACGCG GTCAATGTGCTGACACACACAACTAAAGTGGATTTAACTCCCAGACAATACCAAAGGATAAAATTAGAACAGAGAAGATATGCAAAAGCACAATTGCGTAAACAACAGGAAAACAAGTCACTGGGAGAAGTAGATAAAGATGAAATAATCTTGATTGAGAATGAGGAAGATTTAAAGAATTGCAATGGTCTTTTGGGGGAACAGAGCTTGAAGGACAAGGCATCTAAAGAAGAACCATCAAACAGCATTGCTGGACCGTCCAGATCACAAAAAG GTGAATGTACTAAAGTTGAAAGAGCTGATGATcctatggaaggatcttctAGTTTGTATTCTTGCACTGGTGCTATGGAGTCAGGTCATGATCCAAAGGTGGATGTGGGTTTGATAACTCAGGAGAATGTAACAGTGAAATATGAATCAATTGCTGACGAGAATCATGATAACGTCTGTTTGAAGACAGGGAGATTATCTCCAAGTCAAAGAGAAGCTGATTCATCCGTGGAGAATGAACTAAAGATGCCAACAAAGGAAACTGAGATGATGCCAACACTTCCTTCAACTCCCCCgtgggatgaagaagatagGCCCCCACGGCCTGTCGTCAGTACAAGTGCGGAATCAATACAAGAGCAGAAGCTAGATGctccaaaagaaacaaatgAGAGTTCAAAGGCTGTGCACGGTGGTGCTGTGTGGGACATCTTTCGAAGAGAGGATGTTCCAAAACTTGTTGAGTATTTGAAAAGGCACAAGCATGAGTTTCGTCACCTCTACAACGAACCTGTGAAATCT GTGTCACACCCAATTCATGACCAGAGTATGTTCTTGAATGAAAGACAGAAGAAACAGCTCAAGGAGGAGTTCG ataTAGAACCATGGACCTTTGTGCAACACCTCGGTGAAGCTGTCTTTATCCCTGCAGGTTGTCCTCACCAAGTGAGGAACATACAG TCATGCATAAAGGTGGCACTAGATTTTGTTGCCCCTGAAAGCGTAGAGGAATGTCTTAGGCTAACAGAGGAGTTCAGGAGACTACCAAAAGATCACAGATCCAACGAAGATAAACTAGAG CTTAAGAAGATAGTGCTGCATGCTGCCAGCTCAGCCATAAGAGAGGCAAAAAAGCTAGTGCAAAAGTCCAAGATACAATGA